The following are encoded in a window of Manihot esculenta cultivar AM560-2 chromosome 8, M.esculenta_v8, whole genome shotgun sequence genomic DNA:
- the LOC110620256 gene encoding bromodomain-containing protein DDB_G0270170 isoform X4 produces MSRLFPSSGSVSISVSTKLCYQRLHQPCHDEENPNYQNTRLILLSARTRRYLLEPVGDVWELVKRKLNSTEKGKKHTRSVKKKSGKCSFQNSCECPVQMRRMWREGQRRSPRISALDARKAQPSRSPVARTRCSTTTVTSTNTSLHVEHQQKKRRCLDNGEGPASRTRATKKRKLRPLQDVGSPPSAQQDPKSSDEQDGRQKSQGNLIRNSDQPIVQCKDRTKNGDPVSKPGQSLSAPYVSQMPKKHILELILDILQRRDAYEIFAEPVDPNEVEDYYEIIKEPMDFGTMRAKLHEGMYNSLEQFEHDVFLIPRNAMHFNSSGTIFFRQARAIDELAKKVFHVLKTDPENFELEFSGTRRRASRRPKSEAKSSTYSSVSKLATNSRSNNVTPSASGKPVCNSANSIANLRTAGQVIPRCAAGGISAQSDTRDVEVPLGFGVDRRSGSSEADRRSTYKPWLSILSENHSIVSKIYTNSKMLMHVNQQDISYKKSLMLFVKDLGPTAQMIAQRKLSGWSTEANNYLYSDSNWPKAPNCKNYVTTSFAQCVPTSADTSTTIKKSQNLSSGDRIDMGNADKGKSSYSCDQIGTSGASVAVASQDNGTSTFGAIRLEAVSSNDTKVEGISKDNNFQQNQNGRIQIGLHSSIINARDMNFSDAGLNDKDLKSTKLKMEKSKMDDKPWLLNSAFKDSFSSSSWSLESMASGASGFGQTRGSMNNLSVQYLIGYDQGGIHELGSSTETDWSLKSNEASTQVSQFIFDLPFLRTRLDEMKHLGQKRFLQESSGGQGGFVDRMSESYRDKPPHSSLDTQLASLALQL; encoded by the exons ACTCGTTCAGTGAAAAAGAAATCTGGGAAATGTTCTTTCCAAAATTCATGTGAATGTCCAG TACAAATGCGGAGGATGTGGCGAGAAGGACAGAGGAGGAGCCCTCGAATATCTGCTTTAGATGCGAGGAAGGCTCAGCCATCGAGGTCTCCTGTTGCTCGAACTAGGTGTAGTACCACTACTGTTACTAGTACTAACACTAGTTTACACGTAGAGCATCAGCAAAAGAAACGCCGTTGTTTGGATAACGGTGAGGGGCCAGCTTCCCGGACAAGGGCCACGAAGAAGAGGAAGCTCAGACCTCTTCAAGATGTGGGTTCTCCTCCAAGTGCTCAACAG GATCCCAAGTCCAGTGATGAACAGGATGGAAGACAAAAAAGTCAAGGAAACCTTATAAGAAATAGTG ATCAACCCATTGTGCAATGTAAAGATAGGACAAAAAATGGAGATCCAGTTTCCAAGCCAG GTCAATCACTTTCCGCACCATATGTGTCACAGATGCCAAAAAAACACATACTTGAGCTTATTCTTGACATATTACAGAG gagAGATGCTTATGAAATATTTGCAGAACCAGTCGACCCCAATGAG GTAGAGGATTACTATGAAATTATCAAAGAGCCTATGGATTTTGGGACTATGAGAGCTAAACTTCATGAAGGAATGTATAATAGTCTTGAACAATTTGAG CATGACGTGTTTCTAATTCCCAGAAATGCAATGCATTTTAACTCCTCAGGTACAATCTTTTTCAGACAG GCTCGTGCCATTGATGAACTGGCTAAGAAGGTTTTTCATGTTCTTAAAACTGATCCTGAGAATTTTGAATTGGAATTTTCGGGGACTAGACGACGAGCAAGTAGAAGACCCAAAAGTGAAGCTAAGAGTTCAACTTATAGCTCAGTATCTAAACTTGCCACAAATTCAAGATCCAATAATGTGACACCCAGTGCATCGGGAAAACCTGTGTGCAATTCAGCAAACAGTATAGCGAATTTAAGAACAGCAGGACAAGTAATTCCTCGGTGCGCTGCCGGTGGTATTTCTGCTCAATCAGACACAAGGGATGTTGAAGTGCCTTTAG GGTTTGGAGTTGATAGACGATCTGGTTCTTCTGAAGCAGATAGGCGTTCTACATATAAACCTTGGTTGTCCATCCTTAGTGAGAATCATTCAATTGTTTCAAAAATTTATACTAATTCCAAAATGCTAATGCAT GTGAATCAGCAGGACATTAGTTATAAGAAAAGCTTAATGTTGTTTGTTAAAGATTTAGGGCCAACAGCCCAAATGATTGCCCAACGCAAGTTAAGTGGATGGTCAACTGAAGCTAACAATTATCTATATTCAGATTCAAATTGGCCTAAGGCTCCAAACTGTAAGAATTATGTGACTACCAGCTTTGCCCAGTGTGTACCCACTTCCGCGGATACTTCAACAACCATTAAGAAGTCTCAAAACTTAAGCAGTGGTGACAGGATTGACATGGGTAATGCTGATAAAGGGAAGAGTTCTTATTCTTGTGACCAAATAGGAACCAGTGGCGCCTCAGTGGCAGTGGCCTCACAGGATAATGGTACGAGTACGTTTGGGGCCATTAGACTAGAAGCTGTGAGCAGCAATGATACAAAAGTTGAGGGTATTTCTAAGGATAACAATTTTCAACAGAATCAGAATGGTAGGATACAAATCGGCTTGCATTCATCCATAATTAATGCAAGAGATATGAATTTTTCAGATGCTGGTTTAAACGACAAAGACCTGAAGTCCACAAAACTGAAAATGGAGAAAAGCAAGATGGATGACAAACCATGGTTACTGAATTCAGCTTTCAAGGACAGCTTTTCATCATCTTCCTGGTCCTTAGAGAGCATGGCCTCAGGTGCATCAGGTTTTGGTCAAACTAGAGGGTCCATGAATAATCTGAGTGTACAATATCTGATAGGTTATGATCAAGGTGGAATTCATGAACTTGGTAGTTCAACTGAGACAGATTGGTCATTAAAATCAAACGAGGCGTCAACACAAGTTTCCCAGTTTATATTTGATCTACCCTTCCTAAGGACACGACTTGACGAGATGAAGCATTTGGGACAGAAGAGATTTCTGCAAGAGAGCTCAGGTGGCCAAGGAGGTTTTGTGGATAGAATGAGCGAGAGTTACCGCGATAAACCTCCACACTCATCTTTAGATACTCAGCTTGCTAGTTTGGCTCTTCAGCTGTGA
- the LOC110620256 gene encoding bromodomain-containing protein DDB_G0270170 isoform X1: MSRLFPSSGSVSISVSTKLCYQRLHQPCHDEENPNYQNTRLILLSARTRRYLLEPVGDVWELVKRKLNSTEKGKKHTRSVKKKSGKCSFQNSCECPVQMRRMWREGQRRSPRISALDARKAQPSRSPVARTRCSTTTVTSTNTSLHVEHQQKKRRCLDNGEGPASRTRATKKRKLRPLQDVGSPPSAQQDPKSSDEQDGRQKSQGNLIRNSGPDQPIVQCKDRTKNGDPVSKPVSIISGQSLSAPYVSQMPKKHILELILDILQRRDAYEIFAEPVDPNEVEDYYEIIKEPMDFGTMRAKLHEGMYNSLEQFEHDVFLIPRNAMHFNSSGTIFFRQARAIDELAKKVFHVLKTDPENFELEFSGTRRRASRRPKSEAKSSTYSSVSKLATNSRSNNVTPSASGKPVCNSANSIANLRTAGQVIPRCAAGGISAQSDTRDVEVPLGFGVDRRSGSSEADRRSTYKPWLSILSENHSIVSKIYTNSKMLMHVNQQDISYKKSLMLFVKDLGPTAQMIAQRKLSGWSTEANNYLYSDSNWPKAPNCKNYVTTSFAQCVPTSADTSTTIKKSQNLSSGDRIDMGNADKGKSSYSCDQIGTSGASVAVASQDNGTSTFGAIRLEAVSSNDTKVEGISKDNNFQQNQNGRIQIGLHSSIINARDMNFSDAGLNDKDLKSTKLKMEKSKMDDKPWLLNSAFKDSFSSSSWSLESMASGASGFGQTRGSMNNLSVQYLIGYDQGGIHELGSSTETDWSLKSNEASTQVSQFIFDLPFLRTRLDEMKHLGQKRFLQESSGGQGGFVDRMSESYRDKPPHSSLDTQLASLALQL, from the exons ACTCGTTCAGTGAAAAAGAAATCTGGGAAATGTTCTTTCCAAAATTCATGTGAATGTCCAG TACAAATGCGGAGGATGTGGCGAGAAGGACAGAGGAGGAGCCCTCGAATATCTGCTTTAGATGCGAGGAAGGCTCAGCCATCGAGGTCTCCTGTTGCTCGAACTAGGTGTAGTACCACTACTGTTACTAGTACTAACACTAGTTTACACGTAGAGCATCAGCAAAAGAAACGCCGTTGTTTGGATAACGGTGAGGGGCCAGCTTCCCGGACAAGGGCCACGAAGAAGAGGAAGCTCAGACCTCTTCAAGATGTGGGTTCTCCTCCAAGTGCTCAACAG GATCCCAAGTCCAGTGATGAACAGGATGGAAGACAAAAAAGTCAAGGAAACCTTATAAGAAATAGTG GACCAGATCAACCCATTGTGCAATGTAAAGATAGGACAAAAAATGGAGATCCAGTTTCCAAGCCAG TTTCAATTATTTCAGGTCAATCACTTTCCGCACCATATGTGTCACAGATGCCAAAAAAACACATACTTGAGCTTATTCTTGACATATTACAGAG gagAGATGCTTATGAAATATTTGCAGAACCAGTCGACCCCAATGAG GTAGAGGATTACTATGAAATTATCAAAGAGCCTATGGATTTTGGGACTATGAGAGCTAAACTTCATGAAGGAATGTATAATAGTCTTGAACAATTTGAG CATGACGTGTTTCTAATTCCCAGAAATGCAATGCATTTTAACTCCTCAGGTACAATCTTTTTCAGACAG GCTCGTGCCATTGATGAACTGGCTAAGAAGGTTTTTCATGTTCTTAAAACTGATCCTGAGAATTTTGAATTGGAATTTTCGGGGACTAGACGACGAGCAAGTAGAAGACCCAAAAGTGAAGCTAAGAGTTCAACTTATAGCTCAGTATCTAAACTTGCCACAAATTCAAGATCCAATAATGTGACACCCAGTGCATCGGGAAAACCTGTGTGCAATTCAGCAAACAGTATAGCGAATTTAAGAACAGCAGGACAAGTAATTCCTCGGTGCGCTGCCGGTGGTATTTCTGCTCAATCAGACACAAGGGATGTTGAAGTGCCTTTAG GGTTTGGAGTTGATAGACGATCTGGTTCTTCTGAAGCAGATAGGCGTTCTACATATAAACCTTGGTTGTCCATCCTTAGTGAGAATCATTCAATTGTTTCAAAAATTTATACTAATTCCAAAATGCTAATGCAT GTGAATCAGCAGGACATTAGTTATAAGAAAAGCTTAATGTTGTTTGTTAAAGATTTAGGGCCAACAGCCCAAATGATTGCCCAACGCAAGTTAAGTGGATGGTCAACTGAAGCTAACAATTATCTATATTCAGATTCAAATTGGCCTAAGGCTCCAAACTGTAAGAATTATGTGACTACCAGCTTTGCCCAGTGTGTACCCACTTCCGCGGATACTTCAACAACCATTAAGAAGTCTCAAAACTTAAGCAGTGGTGACAGGATTGACATGGGTAATGCTGATAAAGGGAAGAGTTCTTATTCTTGTGACCAAATAGGAACCAGTGGCGCCTCAGTGGCAGTGGCCTCACAGGATAATGGTACGAGTACGTTTGGGGCCATTAGACTAGAAGCTGTGAGCAGCAATGATACAAAAGTTGAGGGTATTTCTAAGGATAACAATTTTCAACAGAATCAGAATGGTAGGATACAAATCGGCTTGCATTCATCCATAATTAATGCAAGAGATATGAATTTTTCAGATGCTGGTTTAAACGACAAAGACCTGAAGTCCACAAAACTGAAAATGGAGAAAAGCAAGATGGATGACAAACCATGGTTACTGAATTCAGCTTTCAAGGACAGCTTTTCATCATCTTCCTGGTCCTTAGAGAGCATGGCCTCAGGTGCATCAGGTTTTGGTCAAACTAGAGGGTCCATGAATAATCTGAGTGTACAATATCTGATAGGTTATGATCAAGGTGGAATTCATGAACTTGGTAGTTCAACTGAGACAGATTGGTCATTAAAATCAAACGAGGCGTCAACACAAGTTTCCCAGTTTATATTTGATCTACCCTTCCTAAGGACACGACTTGACGAGATGAAGCATTTGGGACAGAAGAGATTTCTGCAAGAGAGCTCAGGTGGCCAAGGAGGTTTTGTGGATAGAATGAGCGAGAGTTACCGCGATAAACCTCCACACTCATCTTTAGATACTCAGCTTGCTAGTTTGGCTCTTCAGCTGTGA
- the LOC110620256 gene encoding bromodomain-containing protein DDB_G0270170 isoform X3 yields MSRLFPSSGSVSISVSTKLCYQRLHQPCHDEENPNYQNTRLILLSARTRRYLLEPVGDVWELVKRKLNSTEKGKKHTRSVKKKSGKCSFQNSCECPVQMRRMWREGQRRSPRISALDARKAQPSRSPVARTRCSTTTVTSTNTSLHVEHQQKKRRCLDNGEGPASRTRATKKRKLRPLQDVGSPPSAQQDPKSSDEQDGRQKSQGNLIRNSGPDQPIVQCKDRTKNGDPVSKPGQSLSAPYVSQMPKKHILELILDILQRRDAYEIFAEPVDPNEVEDYYEIIKEPMDFGTMRAKLHEGMYNSLEQFEHDVFLIPRNAMHFNSSGTIFFRQARAIDELAKKVFHVLKTDPENFELEFSGTRRRASRRPKSEAKSSTYSSVSKLATNSRSNNVTPSASGKPVCNSANSIANLRTAGQVIPRCAAGGISAQSDTRDVEVPLGFGVDRRSGSSEADRRSTYKPWLSILSENHSIVSKIYTNSKMLMHVNQQDISYKKSLMLFVKDLGPTAQMIAQRKLSGWSTEANNYLYSDSNWPKAPNCKNYVTTSFAQCVPTSADTSTTIKKSQNLSSGDRIDMGNADKGKSSYSCDQIGTSGASVAVASQDNGTSTFGAIRLEAVSSNDTKVEGISKDNNFQQNQNGRIQIGLHSSIINARDMNFSDAGLNDKDLKSTKLKMEKSKMDDKPWLLNSAFKDSFSSSSWSLESMASGASGFGQTRGSMNNLSVQYLIGYDQGGIHELGSSTETDWSLKSNEASTQVSQFIFDLPFLRTRLDEMKHLGQKRFLQESSGGQGGFVDRMSESYRDKPPHSSLDTQLASLALQL; encoded by the exons ACTCGTTCAGTGAAAAAGAAATCTGGGAAATGTTCTTTCCAAAATTCATGTGAATGTCCAG TACAAATGCGGAGGATGTGGCGAGAAGGACAGAGGAGGAGCCCTCGAATATCTGCTTTAGATGCGAGGAAGGCTCAGCCATCGAGGTCTCCTGTTGCTCGAACTAGGTGTAGTACCACTACTGTTACTAGTACTAACACTAGTTTACACGTAGAGCATCAGCAAAAGAAACGCCGTTGTTTGGATAACGGTGAGGGGCCAGCTTCCCGGACAAGGGCCACGAAGAAGAGGAAGCTCAGACCTCTTCAAGATGTGGGTTCTCCTCCAAGTGCTCAACAG GATCCCAAGTCCAGTGATGAACAGGATGGAAGACAAAAAAGTCAAGGAAACCTTATAAGAAATAGTG GACCAGATCAACCCATTGTGCAATGTAAAGATAGGACAAAAAATGGAGATCCAGTTTCCAAGCCAG GTCAATCACTTTCCGCACCATATGTGTCACAGATGCCAAAAAAACACATACTTGAGCTTATTCTTGACATATTACAGAG gagAGATGCTTATGAAATATTTGCAGAACCAGTCGACCCCAATGAG GTAGAGGATTACTATGAAATTATCAAAGAGCCTATGGATTTTGGGACTATGAGAGCTAAACTTCATGAAGGAATGTATAATAGTCTTGAACAATTTGAG CATGACGTGTTTCTAATTCCCAGAAATGCAATGCATTTTAACTCCTCAGGTACAATCTTTTTCAGACAG GCTCGTGCCATTGATGAACTGGCTAAGAAGGTTTTTCATGTTCTTAAAACTGATCCTGAGAATTTTGAATTGGAATTTTCGGGGACTAGACGACGAGCAAGTAGAAGACCCAAAAGTGAAGCTAAGAGTTCAACTTATAGCTCAGTATCTAAACTTGCCACAAATTCAAGATCCAATAATGTGACACCCAGTGCATCGGGAAAACCTGTGTGCAATTCAGCAAACAGTATAGCGAATTTAAGAACAGCAGGACAAGTAATTCCTCGGTGCGCTGCCGGTGGTATTTCTGCTCAATCAGACACAAGGGATGTTGAAGTGCCTTTAG GGTTTGGAGTTGATAGACGATCTGGTTCTTCTGAAGCAGATAGGCGTTCTACATATAAACCTTGGTTGTCCATCCTTAGTGAGAATCATTCAATTGTTTCAAAAATTTATACTAATTCCAAAATGCTAATGCAT GTGAATCAGCAGGACATTAGTTATAAGAAAAGCTTAATGTTGTTTGTTAAAGATTTAGGGCCAACAGCCCAAATGATTGCCCAACGCAAGTTAAGTGGATGGTCAACTGAAGCTAACAATTATCTATATTCAGATTCAAATTGGCCTAAGGCTCCAAACTGTAAGAATTATGTGACTACCAGCTTTGCCCAGTGTGTACCCACTTCCGCGGATACTTCAACAACCATTAAGAAGTCTCAAAACTTAAGCAGTGGTGACAGGATTGACATGGGTAATGCTGATAAAGGGAAGAGTTCTTATTCTTGTGACCAAATAGGAACCAGTGGCGCCTCAGTGGCAGTGGCCTCACAGGATAATGGTACGAGTACGTTTGGGGCCATTAGACTAGAAGCTGTGAGCAGCAATGATACAAAAGTTGAGGGTATTTCTAAGGATAACAATTTTCAACAGAATCAGAATGGTAGGATACAAATCGGCTTGCATTCATCCATAATTAATGCAAGAGATATGAATTTTTCAGATGCTGGTTTAAACGACAAAGACCTGAAGTCCACAAAACTGAAAATGGAGAAAAGCAAGATGGATGACAAACCATGGTTACTGAATTCAGCTTTCAAGGACAGCTTTTCATCATCTTCCTGGTCCTTAGAGAGCATGGCCTCAGGTGCATCAGGTTTTGGTCAAACTAGAGGGTCCATGAATAATCTGAGTGTACAATATCTGATAGGTTATGATCAAGGTGGAATTCATGAACTTGGTAGTTCAACTGAGACAGATTGGTCATTAAAATCAAACGAGGCGTCAACACAAGTTTCCCAGTTTATATTTGATCTACCCTTCCTAAGGACACGACTTGACGAGATGAAGCATTTGGGACAGAAGAGATTTCTGCAAGAGAGCTCAGGTGGCCAAGGAGGTTTTGTGGATAGAATGAGCGAGAGTTACCGCGATAAACCTCCACACTCATCTTTAGATACTCAGCTTGCTAGTTTGGCTCTTCAGCTGTGA
- the LOC110620256 gene encoding bromodomain-containing protein DDB_G0270170 isoform X6 has product MSRLFPSSGSVSISVSTKLCYQRLHQPCHDEENPNYQNTRLILLSARTRRYLLEPVGDVWELVKRKLNSTEKGKKHTRSVKKKSGKCSFQNSCECPVQMRRMWREGQRRSPRISALDARKAQPSRSPVARTRCSTTTVTSTNTSLHVEHQQKKRRCLDNGEGPASRTRATKKRKLRPLQDDPKSSDEQDGRQKSQGNLIRNSDQPIVQCKDRTKNGDPVSKPVSIISGQSLSAPYVSQMPKKHILELILDILQRRDAYEIFAEPVDPNEVEDYYEIIKEPMDFGTMRAKLHEGMYNSLEQFEHDVFLIPRNAMHFNSSGTIFFRQARAIDELAKKVFHVLKTDPENFELEFSGTRRRASRRPKSEAKSSTYSSVSKLATNSRSNNVTPSASGKPVCNSANSIANLRTAGQVIPRCAAGGISAQSDTRDVEVPLGFGVDRRSGSSEADRRSTYKPWLSILSENHSIVSKIYTNSKMLMHVNQQDISYKKSLMLFVKDLGPTAQMIAQRKLSGWSTEANNYLYSDSNWPKAPNCKNYVTTSFAQCVPTSADTSTTIKKSQNLSSGDRIDMGNADKGKSSYSCDQIGTSGASVAVASQDNGTSTFGAIRLEAVSSNDTKVEGISKDNNFQQNQNGRIQIGLHSSIINARDMNFSDAGLNDKDLKSTKLKMEKSKMDDKPWLLNSAFKDSFSSSSWSLESMASGASGFGQTRGSMNNLSVQYLIGYDQGGIHELGSSTETDWSLKSNEASTQVSQFIFDLPFLRTRLDEMKHLGQKRFLQESSGGQGGFVDRMSESYRDKPPHSSLDTQLASLALQL; this is encoded by the exons ACTCGTTCAGTGAAAAAGAAATCTGGGAAATGTTCTTTCCAAAATTCATGTGAATGTCCAG TACAAATGCGGAGGATGTGGCGAGAAGGACAGAGGAGGAGCCCTCGAATATCTGCTTTAGATGCGAGGAAGGCTCAGCCATCGAGGTCTCCTGTTGCTCGAACTAGGTGTAGTACCACTACTGTTACTAGTACTAACACTAGTTTACACGTAGAGCATCAGCAAAAGAAACGCCGTTGTTTGGATAACGGTGAGGGGCCAGCTTCCCGGACAAGGGCCACGAAGAAGAGGAAGCTCAGACCTCTTCAAGAT GATCCCAAGTCCAGTGATGAACAGGATGGAAGACAAAAAAGTCAAGGAAACCTTATAAGAAATAGTG ATCAACCCATTGTGCAATGTAAAGATAGGACAAAAAATGGAGATCCAGTTTCCAAGCCAG TTTCAATTATTTCAGGTCAATCACTTTCCGCACCATATGTGTCACAGATGCCAAAAAAACACATACTTGAGCTTATTCTTGACATATTACAGAG gagAGATGCTTATGAAATATTTGCAGAACCAGTCGACCCCAATGAG GTAGAGGATTACTATGAAATTATCAAAGAGCCTATGGATTTTGGGACTATGAGAGCTAAACTTCATGAAGGAATGTATAATAGTCTTGAACAATTTGAG CATGACGTGTTTCTAATTCCCAGAAATGCAATGCATTTTAACTCCTCAGGTACAATCTTTTTCAGACAG GCTCGTGCCATTGATGAACTGGCTAAGAAGGTTTTTCATGTTCTTAAAACTGATCCTGAGAATTTTGAATTGGAATTTTCGGGGACTAGACGACGAGCAAGTAGAAGACCCAAAAGTGAAGCTAAGAGTTCAACTTATAGCTCAGTATCTAAACTTGCCACAAATTCAAGATCCAATAATGTGACACCCAGTGCATCGGGAAAACCTGTGTGCAATTCAGCAAACAGTATAGCGAATTTAAGAACAGCAGGACAAGTAATTCCTCGGTGCGCTGCCGGTGGTATTTCTGCTCAATCAGACACAAGGGATGTTGAAGTGCCTTTAG GGTTTGGAGTTGATAGACGATCTGGTTCTTCTGAAGCAGATAGGCGTTCTACATATAAACCTTGGTTGTCCATCCTTAGTGAGAATCATTCAATTGTTTCAAAAATTTATACTAATTCCAAAATGCTAATGCAT GTGAATCAGCAGGACATTAGTTATAAGAAAAGCTTAATGTTGTTTGTTAAAGATTTAGGGCCAACAGCCCAAATGATTGCCCAACGCAAGTTAAGTGGATGGTCAACTGAAGCTAACAATTATCTATATTCAGATTCAAATTGGCCTAAGGCTCCAAACTGTAAGAATTATGTGACTACCAGCTTTGCCCAGTGTGTACCCACTTCCGCGGATACTTCAACAACCATTAAGAAGTCTCAAAACTTAAGCAGTGGTGACAGGATTGACATGGGTAATGCTGATAAAGGGAAGAGTTCTTATTCTTGTGACCAAATAGGAACCAGTGGCGCCTCAGTGGCAGTGGCCTCACAGGATAATGGTACGAGTACGTTTGGGGCCATTAGACTAGAAGCTGTGAGCAGCAATGATACAAAAGTTGAGGGTATTTCTAAGGATAACAATTTTCAACAGAATCAGAATGGTAGGATACAAATCGGCTTGCATTCATCCATAATTAATGCAAGAGATATGAATTTTTCAGATGCTGGTTTAAACGACAAAGACCTGAAGTCCACAAAACTGAAAATGGAGAAAAGCAAGATGGATGACAAACCATGGTTACTGAATTCAGCTTTCAAGGACAGCTTTTCATCATCTTCCTGGTCCTTAGAGAGCATGGCCTCAGGTGCATCAGGTTTTGGTCAAACTAGAGGGTCCATGAATAATCTGAGTGTACAATATCTGATAGGTTATGATCAAGGTGGAATTCATGAACTTGGTAGTTCAACTGAGACAGATTGGTCATTAAAATCAAACGAGGCGTCAACACAAGTTTCCCAGTTTATATTTGATCTACCCTTCCTAAGGACACGACTTGACGAGATGAAGCATTTGGGACAGAAGAGATTTCTGCAAGAGAGCTCAGGTGGCCAAGGAGGTTTTGTGGATAGAATGAGCGAGAGTTACCGCGATAAACCTCCACACTCATCTTTAGATACTCAGCTTGCTAGTTTGGCTCTTCAGCTGTGA